From the genome of Chrysiogenia bacterium:
CGCCCACGCTCAAAGCCCTCGAACAACGCCTGCGCGGGCGCGGCACCGACAGCCCCGCCGTCATCCGAAAGCGCCTCCAGAACGCCTACGGCGAAATCGCCGAGGCCCCGGCCTTCCGCTACCAGATCGTCAATGAGGACCTCGACCACGCCCTGGCGGACCTCATCGGGGTCGTGCATGCCGAGGCGTGCCGGGTCTGAGCGGAGGTTTCTCTTCGGCAGAGACTTGTAGGGGCGGGGTTTACCCGCCCTTTTTGTTGCAGGGCGGGTAAACCCCGCCCCTACAACCTGCAGATTCAGCGGGAGCGCAAGCGGAGAACATTCCATCCCCCATTGCCAAAACCCCCGAAAATTCTTAGATTTTAGGGTGAAGGGTGGTTTTTCAGCTTCCTCCCCGGGAGGGGGGACGGAGCGCAGCGGCGGGCCTGTGTGCGCACAGGCCCCAATTGGTGGTGAATGCTCCGCTTTAACGACATCTCAGAGCGGGTCCAGGCCTACAATCCCAAGGCCGACCTGCTGAGCCTGCAGAAGGCCTACGTCTTCAGCGCCAAGGTCCACTCGGGCCAGAAACGGCGCTCGGGAGAGGCGTACCTCATCCATCCGGTGGAGGTCGCCGGCATTCTCACGCAGCTCCGGCTCGACGTCCCAAGCGTGGCGACGGGGCTCCTGCACGACACGGTCGAAGACACGCTCGCCACCCTCGAAGAAATCGAAGGGCTCTTCGGCAAGGAGATCCGCGACCTCGTCGACGCCGTCACCAAGCTCTCCCAGGTCGAATACAAGAACAAGGAAGAGCGGCAGGCCGAAAACTTCCGCAAGATGCTGCTGGCCACCAGCAAGGATCTGCGCGTCATTTTGATCAAGCTCGCCGATCGCCTGCACAACATGCGCACCCTCGAGCACCTGCCCGAGGAAAAGCAGCAGCGCATCGCCGAAGAAACCCTCGCCATCTATGCGCCCATCGCCAATCGCCTGGGCATTCAGTGGGTGAAGACCGAGCTCGAAGACCTGTGCTTCAAGGTGCTTCAGCCCGACGCCTTTGCCGAGCTCGAATCCGAAGTCACCATGCGCCAGAGGGAGCGCCAGGGAATCGTGGACGAACTCTGCGACACCGTGCGCGCGCAGCTCTCGAACCAGGCCATCTCCTGCACGGTCTACGGACGCGCCAAGCACTTCTATTCCATCTACCGGAAGATGCAGGAGAAGAACCTGACCTTCGACGAGATCTACGACTCGGTCGCCTTCCGCGTGATCGTGCCGAGCGTGCGCGCCTGCTACGAAACCCTGGGGCACATCCACAGTTTGTGGAAGCCGATTCCCGGCAAGGTGAAGGACTACATCGCGCTGCCCAAGGCCAACATGTACCAGTCGTTGCACACCGCGGTGATCGGTCCCTACGGCCAGGCCATGGAGTTCCAGATCCGCACGCCCGAGATGCACGACGTGGCCGAGTACGGCATTGCGGCCCACTGGAAGTACAAGGAAGGCAAGATCGACGGCAGCGTCGCCGGAGAGGACTCTCCCTACAGCGCGCTTCGCCAGATCTTCGCCGACCAGAACGAAGTCACCGACCCCGACGAATACATGGAGTCGCTGCGCATCGATTTCTTCCCCGATGAGGTCTACGTCTTCACCCCGCAGGGCGACGTGCGCGTGTTGCCCAAGGGCGCGACGCCCATCGACTTCGCCTACGCCATCCACAGCGAAGTGGGCAACACCTGCATCGGCGCCAAGGTGAACGGCAAGATCGTGCAGCTCCAGCACGAGCTGGAGACCGGCGACATCGTCGCCATCACGACGCGCAACACCCAAACACCCAGCCGCGACTGGCTCAAGTGGGTCAAGACCAGCAAGGCGCGCGGGCGCATCCGCGAATACATTCGCCACACCGAACGCGAGCGCAGCGTGGTGCTCGGCAGGGAGATCCTCGAGAAGGAACTCAGCCGCCAGGGCCTGCAGTACGAGCGCCTGCGCAAACAGGGCCAGCTCGAGCGCGTGGCCAAGGAACTCGACTACCGCGACGTGGAGAAACTGCTCATCGCCGTTTCCTACGGCACCGCGCCGCTCAGCAAG
Proteins encoded in this window:
- a CDS encoding bifunctional (p)ppGpp synthetase/guanosine-3',5'-bis(diphosphate) 3'-pyrophosphohydrolase is translated as MLRFNDISERVQAYNPKADLLSLQKAYVFSAKVHSGQKRRSGEAYLIHPVEVAGILTQLRLDVPSVATGLLHDTVEDTLATLEEIEGLFGKEIRDLVDAVTKLSQVEYKNKEERQAENFRKMLLATSKDLRVILIKLADRLHNMRTLEHLPEEKQQRIAEETLAIYAPIANRLGIQWVKTELEDLCFKVLQPDAFAELESEVTMRQRERQGIVDELCDTVRAQLSNQAISCTVYGRAKHFYSIYRKMQEKNLTFDEIYDSVAFRVIVPSVRACYETLGHIHSLWKPIPGKVKDYIALPKANMYQSLHTAVIGPYGQAMEFQIRTPEMHDVAEYGIAAHWKYKEGKIDGSVAGEDSPYSALRQIFADQNEVTDPDEYMESLRIDFFPDEVYVFTPQGDVRVLPKGATPIDFAYAIHSEVGNTCIGAKVNGKIVQLQHELETGDIVAITTRNTQTPSRDWLKWVKTSKARGRIREYIRHTERERSVVLGREILEKELSRQGLQYERLRKQGQLERVAKELDYRDVEKLLIAVSYGTAPLSKIVDILLPPEKRRAPREERPQPVEALQKFIQRVSGNGSTGVRVKGGEGDVMIRFARCCNPLPGDKIIGFITRGRGISVHRTDCQHVHEMIPERKISVEWDKESRAARPVTVEVVCADKPGLLASMTKSITTEDANISRVELQTTIDEKAVGTFEIAVRDADHLKRIIKALQRIKGIYSVHRVDTNRQAHL